One segment of Massilia sp. Se16.2.3 DNA contains the following:
- the accC gene encoding acetyl-CoA carboxylase biotin carboxylase subunit translates to MFEKILIANRGEIALRIQRACREMGIKTVVVHSEADKDAKYVKLADESVCIGPAQSALSYLNMPAIISAAEVTDAEAIHPGYGFLSENADFAERVEKSGFVFIGPRSDSIRLMGDKVSAKQAMIRAGVPCVPGSDGALSDDPKEIIQTARKVGYPVIIKAAGGGGGRGMRVVHTEAALLNAVQMTKTEAGTAFGNPEVYMEKFLENPRHVEIQILADEHKNAVWLGERDCSMQRRHQKVIEEAPAPGIPRKLIEKIGDRCAEACRKIGYRGAGTFEFLYENGEFYFIEMNTRVQVEHPVTEMITGIDIVQEQIRIACGEKLRFKQRDIMLAGHAIECRINAEDPFKFTPSPGRITGWHPPGGPGIRVDSHSYAGYYVPPHYDSMIGKVISYGATREQAIRRMQIALSEMVVEGILTNIQLHRELMVDARFIEGGTNIHYLEQKLANRPDTKVALALDNKADA, encoded by the coding sequence ATGTTTGAAAAAATCCTCATCGCCAATCGTGGTGAAATCGCGTTGCGTATCCAGCGCGCCTGCCGCGAAATGGGCATCAAGACGGTGGTCGTTCACTCGGAGGCGGACAAGGACGCCAAGTACGTGAAGCTCGCCGACGAGTCCGTCTGCATCGGCCCGGCCCAGTCCGCGCTGAGCTACCTGAACATGCCGGCCATCATCAGCGCCGCGGAAGTCACGGACGCCGAAGCGATCCACCCCGGCTACGGCTTCCTGTCGGAAAACGCCGACTTCGCCGAACGCGTGGAAAAATCGGGCTTCGTCTTCATCGGCCCGCGCTCCGATTCGATCCGCCTGATGGGCGACAAGGTCTCGGCCAAGCAGGCCATGATCCGCGCCGGCGTGCCCTGCGTGCCGGGTTCGGACGGCGCCCTCTCGGACGACCCGAAGGAAATCATCCAGACCGCCCGCAAGGTCGGCTATCCGGTCATCATCAAGGCGGCCGGCGGCGGCGGCGGACGCGGCATGCGCGTCGTGCATACCGAAGCGGCCCTGCTCAACGCCGTGCAGATGACCAAGACGGAAGCCGGTACGGCGTTTGGCAATCCGGAAGTGTATATGGAGAAGTTCCTGGAAAATCCGCGCCACGTGGAAATCCAGATCCTCGCCGACGAACATAAAAATGCCGTCTGGCTGGGCGAGCGCGACTGCTCGATGCAGCGCCGCCACCAGAAGGTGATCGAGGAAGCACCGGCGCCGGGCATCCCGCGCAAGCTGATCGAGAAGATCGGCGACCGCTGCGCCGAAGCCTGCCGCAAGATCGGCTACCGTGGCGCCGGCACCTTCGAATTCCTGTACGAAAACGGCGAGTTCTATTTCATCGAAATGAACACCCGCGTGCAGGTCGAACACCCGGTCACCGAAATGATCACCGGCATCGACATCGTGCAGGAACAGATCCGCATCGCCTGCGGCGAGAAGCTGCGCTTCAAGCAGCGCGACATCATGCTGGCCGGCCACGCGATCGAATGCCGCATCAATGCCGAGGATCCATTCAAATTCACGCCGTCGCCGGGCCGCATCACTGGCTGGCACCCGCCGGGCGGTCCTGGCATCCGTGTCGATTCGCACTCGTATGCGGGATATTATGTTCCACCTCATTACGACTCGATGATCGGCAAGGTAATTTCCTACGGTGCTACGCGCGAGCAAGCCATTCGCCGCATGCAGATTGCACTCTCGGAAATGGTGGTCGAAGGCATCCTCACCAACATCCAGCTGCACCGGGAACTGATGGTCGATGCGCGCTTCATCGAAGGCGGCACCAACATCCATTACCTGGAACAGAAACTGGCCAACCGCCCGGACACGAAAGTCGCCCTGGCCCTCGACAACAAGGCTGATGCATGA
- the prmA gene encoding 50S ribosomal protein L11 methyltransferase, translated as MSWTEVVIEIAREHAEALSDALMEAGALSVSVEDADEGTEQERPLFGEPGMEPKEAAWDHSRVVALTDVDADQAAIVAEAAAAIKLATVPAFSTRAVADADWVRLTQSQFEPIHIGTNIWVVPSWHEAPDPDGLILELDPGLAFGTGSHPTTRLCMEWLEAHPKPGKSVLDYGCGSGILAMVAKKMGAGDVAGVDIDPQAIESARLNAERNGCEITFYVPDELAVSSNALHASGKFDIVVANILSSPLKLMAPMLSGRVAPGGSLVLSGVLARQAEEVAAAYAPFIKLGVWAEQDGWVALHGTLGQDTVPAARSTPQG; from the coding sequence ATGAGCTGGACTGAAGTCGTCATCGAAATCGCACGCGAGCATGCCGAGGCACTCTCCGACGCCTTGATGGAAGCGGGCGCGCTGTCGGTGTCGGTGGAAGACGCCGACGAAGGCACCGAGCAGGAACGCCCGCTGTTCGGCGAGCCCGGCATGGAGCCGAAGGAAGCGGCCTGGGACCACAGCCGTGTCGTGGCGCTGACCGATGTCGATGCCGACCAGGCGGCGATCGTCGCCGAAGCCGCTGCCGCCATCAAGCTGGCCACTGTGCCGGCGTTTTCCACCCGCGCGGTGGCGGACGCCGACTGGGTGCGCCTGACGCAGTCGCAGTTCGAGCCGATCCATATCGGCACCAACATCTGGGTCGTGCCGAGCTGGCACGAGGCTCCTGATCCTGACGGGTTGATTCTCGAACTCGATCCGGGCCTGGCTTTCGGCACCGGCAGCCATCCGACCACGCGCCTGTGCATGGAATGGCTGGAAGCCCATCCGAAGCCGGGCAAATCGGTGCTCGACTACGGCTGCGGTTCCGGCATCCTGGCGATGGTCGCCAAGAAAATGGGCGCGGGCGACGTGGCCGGGGTCGACATCGACCCGCAGGCCATCGAATCGGCGCGTTTGAATGCCGAGCGCAATGGGTGCGAGATCACCTTCTACGTGCCGGACGAACTGGCTGTCTCGTCGAATGCGCTGCATGCAAGCGGCAAGTTCGACATCGTGGTGGCCAACATCCTGTCGAGCCCCTTGAAGCTGATGGCGCCGATGCTGTCCGGCCGCGTGGCGCCGGGCGGTTCGCTGGTGCTGTCGGGTGTGCTGGCGCGCCAGGCCGAGGAAGTGGCCGCCGCCTACGCGCCCTTCATCAAGCTGGGCGTCTGGGCCGAGCAGGACGGCTGGGTTGCCCTTCACGGGACGCTGGGCCAGGACACGGTACCGGCCGCGCGCTCCACCCCGCAAGGCTAA
- a CDS encoding MJ0042-type zinc finger domain-containing protein yields the protein MFRVASDQLKLRGGIVRCGACRKSSTAAPAWSTSTSWPRARRQRRRQQRRRQPRRSRLPLPLPPPFPTLLSHRRLPKRTRCPSPSSNTRLTVRLHRRPRPGRLTTTCRSTRSTSITPSIRSASCRTSRDRMRRSSLRQSRTRNRPGLILSPRWRNRRHTTHRTARHPMRAP from the coding sequence ATGTTCCGGGTCGCCTCGGACCAGCTCAAGCTGCGCGGGGGCATCGTCCGCTGCGGCGCCTGCCGGAAATCTTCGACGGCAGCGCCAGCCTGGTCGACCTCGACAAGCTGGCCGCGCGCGCGCCGGCAGCGCCGACGCCAGCAGCGCCGACGCCAGCCGCGCCGGAGCCGGCTCCCGCTGCCGCTCCCGCCCCCCTTCCCCACGCTCCTGTCGCACAGGCGCCTGCCGAAGCGGACCCGCTGCCCTTCACCGTCGTCGAACACGAGGTTGACAGTACGCCTGCACCGGAGGCCGAGACCAGGCCGTTTGACGACGACGTGCCGGTCTACACGCTCGACTTCGATCACACCTTCGATCCGCTCGGCATCCTGCCGAACGTCGCGGGACAGGATGCGCCGGAGTTCGTTGCGCCAGTCGCGGACGAGGAATCGGCCGGGCTTGATCCTGTCGCCGCGCTGGCGGAATCGGCGCCACACGACACACAGGACGGCGAGGCATCCGATGCGAGCGCCGTAG
- a CDS encoding YggT family protein, with translation MLPILQLIVDTIASVLGGVLLLRFWMQAIRVRPPASVAQFTFTLSDWLVKPLRRIIPGAGGYDWASLIGAFLVVLLATSLLLMVGATGEQVFIFALARFLKWIIYGFIALLIIEAIFSWVNPHAPLAPFVHDLNDPLLRPIRRVVPPIGGLDLSVLVAVLLLQIVLFVLRNFVPI, from the coding sequence GTGCTGCCGATTCTTCAGCTGATCGTCGATACCATTGCCAGTGTGCTGGGCGGGGTGCTGTTATTGCGTTTCTGGATGCAGGCCATCCGCGTGCGTCCGCCGGCCTCGGTGGCGCAATTCACCTTCACGCTGAGCGACTGGCTCGTCAAGCCCTTGCGCCGCATCATCCCCGGTGCCGGCGGCTACGACTGGGCCAGCCTGATCGGCGCCTTCCTGGTGGTGTTGCTGGCGACCTCGCTGCTGTTGATGGTCGGTGCCACCGGCGAGCAGGTATTCATCTTCGCGCTGGCGCGCTTCCTGAAGTGGATCATCTACGGCTTCATCGCCTTGCTCATCATCGAAGCGATTTTCAGCTGGGTCAACCCGCATGCGCCACTGGCGCCGTTCGTGCACGACCTCAACGATCCGCTGCTGCGGCCGATCCGGCGCGTCGTGCCGCCGATCGGCGGGCTGGATCTGTCGGTGCTGGTGGCCGTGCTGCTTCTGCAGATCGTGCTGTTCGTGTTGCGGAACTTCGTGCCGATTTAA
- a CDS encoding carbon-nitrogen hydrolase family protein: MAVGLAAIDDFLGPSVPQAQVERVWTGYEHHVAQLAGQGAQLIVLPEKIAVLTPAAAMAVQGRFAAAAASARVWLVLGVGIDEGARSRNLAWLIGPDGTLRATYQKQHRRRANAVSMPAPVSRWSTSRGYQAGLAICKDMHFAELGLRYAHAGADLVLVPSRDFGADAVYAARLSALRGIESGFGMVRVAREGLLSVTDAHGRVLVRGALEPLPGTGVLAYLPPPGTTRTTFQTIGEGGGWLCVALAAAMLLFARADKRTQLNGAGLRARRTREPLV; the protein is encoded by the coding sequence ATGGCGGTCGGCCTGGCCGCCATCGACGATTTTCTTGGCCCGTCGGTGCCGCAGGCGCAGGTCGAGCGGGTCTGGACCGGGTACGAGCACCATGTCGCGCAACTTGCCGGCCAGGGCGCGCAGCTGATCGTCCTGCCCGAGAAGATTGCCGTGCTCACGCCAGCCGCCGCGATGGCGGTGCAAGGCCGTTTCGCCGCAGCGGCTGCAAGCGCGCGCGTGTGGCTGGTGCTGGGCGTCGGCATCGACGAGGGCGCCCGCTCGCGCAACCTGGCCTGGTTGATCGGCCCCGATGGCACCCTGCGCGCGACTTACCAGAAGCAGCACCGGCGCCGGGCGAACGCGGTGTCGATGCCGGCACCCGTCTCGCGCTGGTCGACGTCAAGGGGCTACCAGGCGGGACTGGCCATCTGCAAGGACATGCACTTCGCCGAGCTGGGACTGCGCTATGCACACGCCGGCGCCGACCTCGTGCTGGTGCCGTCCCGGGACTTCGGCGCCGATGCGGTGTACGCCGCGCGCCTGTCGGCGCTGCGCGGGATCGAGTCGGGCTTCGGCATGGTGCGCGTCGCCCGCGAAGGTTTGCTGAGCGTGACCGATGCACACGGACGCGTGCTGGTCCGAGGCGCGCTCGAGCCCCTGCCGGGAACTGGTGTGCTCGCGTACCTGCCGCCGCCGGGCACCACCCGCACCACGTTCCAGACGATCGGCGAGGGGGGCGGCTGGCTCTGTGTCGCACTCGCCGCTGCAATGCTGTTGTTCGCGCGTGCCGACAAGCGCACGCAATTGAATGGTGCAGGTCTGCGCGCAAGGCGCACGCGGGAACCGCTTGTGTGA
- a CDS encoding ribonucleotide-diphosphate reductase subunit beta: MLSWDDEQTSAPAAPQGAILPEGVDATLVAKRVNADDKRIINGQTDVNQLVPFKYKWAWDKYLAGCANHWMPQEVNMQRDIELWKSPNGLSEDERRLVKRNLGFFVTADSLAANNIVLGTYRHITAPECRQYLLRQAFEEAIHTHAYQYIVESLGLDEREIFNAYNEIESIHDKDQFLIPFINVLTDPEFKTGTLENDQKLLKSIIVFACLMEGLFFYVGFTQILALGRQNKMTGAAEQYQYILRDESMHVNFGIDLINTIKMENPMLWTPAFREELKVLFLQAVELEYRYAEDTMPRGVLGLNAPMFKGYLRFIANRRAVQIGLDPLFPNEENPFPWMSEMIDLKKERNFFETRVTEYQTGGALNWD, translated from the coding sequence ATGCTGTCATGGGACGATGAACAAACGAGTGCGCCGGCCGCACCACAAGGGGCAATCCTGCCGGAAGGCGTGGACGCCACCCTGGTCGCCAAGCGCGTCAACGCGGACGACAAGCGCATCATCAACGGCCAGACCGACGTCAACCAGCTGGTGCCGTTCAAGTACAAGTGGGCCTGGGACAAGTACCTGGCCGGCTGCGCCAACCACTGGATGCCCCAGGAAGTGAACATGCAGCGCGACATCGAGCTGTGGAAGAGCCCAAACGGCCTGTCGGAAGACGAACGCCGCCTGGTCAAACGCAACCTGGGCTTTTTTGTCACGGCCGACTCGCTCGCCGCCAACAACATCGTGCTGGGCACCTACCGCCACATCACGGCGCCGGAATGCCGCCAGTACCTGCTGCGCCAGGCTTTTGAAGAAGCGATCCACACCCACGCCTACCAGTACATCGTCGAGTCGCTCGGCCTGGACGAGCGCGAGATTTTCAACGCCTATAACGAGATCGAGTCGATCCACGACAAGGACCAGTTCCTGATCCCGTTCATCAACGTCCTGACCGATCCGGAATTCAAGACCGGCACGCTGGAGAACGACCAGAAGCTGCTGAAGTCGATCATCGTCTTCGCCTGCCTGATGGAAGGCCTGTTCTTCTACGTCGGCTTCACCCAGATCCTGGCGCTGGGACGCCAGAACAAGATGACGGGCGCCGCCGAGCAGTACCAGTACATCCTGCGCGACGAGTCGATGCACGTGAACTTCGGCATCGACCTGATCAACACGATCAAGATGGAAAACCCGATGCTGTGGACCCCGGCCTTCCGCGAAGAGCTGAAAGTCCTGTTCCTGCAGGCCGTCGAACTCGAATACCGCTACGCCGAAGACACCATGCCACGCGGCGTGCTGGGCCTGAACGCCCCGATGTTCAAGGGCTACCTGCGCTTCATCGCCAACCGCCGCGCCGTGCAGATCGGTCTCGATCCGCTGTTCCCGAACGAAGAGAATCCGTTCCCGTGGATGAGCGAGATGATCGACCTCAAAAAGGAGCGTAACTTCTTCGAGACGCGCGTGACGGAATACCAGACCGGTGGCGCGCTGAACTGGGATTGA
- a CDS encoding ribonucleoside-diphosphate reductase subunit alpha, protein MQTSQDISIHPQPGTAAGLSGTNSAADIAARADYRILRRNGAVVPFEPNKISVAMTKAFLAVAGGQGAASARIRELVEQLTNNVVAALMRRQPNGGTFHIEDVQDQVELSLMRSGEHDVARAYVLYRAKQMEERRAAKEAAGATQVAAPQIHVVDGGERRPLDVGDVHALVNAACAGLEKHVDADAIVAETLRNLYDGVPVEELHKSAILAARALMETDPAYSQVTARILLHTIRKEVFGKEVPQARAAAEYITYFPQYVAKGIENELLDEELGKFDLERLAKAIVADRDLQFGYIGLQTLYDRYFLHVRETRIEMPQAFYMRVAMGLALREADREERAIEFYNLLSSFDFMSSTPTLFNSGTRRSQLSSCYLTTVGDDLEGIYDAIKENALLSKFAGGLGNDWTPVRALGSRIKGTNGKSQGVVPFLKVVNDTAVAVNQGGKRKGAVCAYLETWHMDIEEFLDLRKNTGDDRRRTHDMNTANWIPDLFMKRVMEKGHWTLFTPSETPDLHDLVGKAFEQAYLAYEAKAERGEMRVFKKIEALDLWRKMLSMLFETGHPWITFKDPCNIRSPQQHIGVVHSSNLCTEITLNTSADEIAVCNLGSVNLPQHMKGDGLDHVKLQKTIRTAMRMLDNVIDINYYAVEKARNSNLRHRPVGMGIMGHQDCLHMMRVPFASDKAVEFADKSMEAVCYYAYLASTELAEERGRYESYAGSLWDRGILPQDSIKLLAEERGGYLEQDTSESMDWSLVRNRIKQFGMRNSNCVAIAPTATISNIIGVSACIEPTFQNLYVKSNLSGEFTEINGYLVRDLKARDLWDEVMIADLKYFDGSLSKIDRVPQDLREIYATAFEVEPKWLVEQASRRQKWIDQAQSLNIYMAGASGKKLDETYKLAWLRGLKTTYYLRTIAATHMEKSTTRTGALNAVPVSGGLAAGHAAPSAAAPVAAAPAAAPEVVDGAACYLRPGDAGFDECEACQ, encoded by the coding sequence ATGCAGACATCCCAAGACATTTCAATCCACCCACAACCAGGAACGGCTGCCGGCCTCAGTGGCACCAATAGCGCCGCCGACATCGCCGCCCGCGCCGACTACCGCATCCTGCGCCGCAACGGCGCTGTCGTGCCTTTCGAGCCGAACAAGATCTCGGTCGCCATGACCAAGGCCTTCCTGGCCGTGGCCGGTGGCCAGGGCGCGGCGTCGGCCCGTATCCGCGAGCTGGTGGAGCAGCTGACCAACAATGTCGTCGCCGCCCTGATGCGCCGCCAGCCGAACGGCGGCACCTTCCACATCGAAGATGTGCAGGACCAGGTTGAACTGTCGCTGATGCGCTCGGGCGAGCATGACGTTGCGCGTGCCTACGTGCTGTACCGCGCCAAGCAGATGGAAGAGCGCCGCGCCGCCAAGGAAGCCGCCGGCGCCACGCAAGTGGCCGCGCCGCAGATCCACGTGGTCGACGGCGGCGAGCGCCGTCCGCTCGACGTGGGTGACGTCCACGCGCTGGTGAACGCCGCATGCGCCGGCCTGGAAAAGCATGTCGACGCCGACGCCATCGTCGCCGAGACCCTGCGCAACCTGTACGACGGCGTGCCGGTCGAAGAGCTGCACAAGTCCGCCATCCTGGCCGCACGCGCGCTGATGGAAACCGATCCGGCCTACAGCCAGGTCACGGCCCGCATCCTGCTGCACACGATCCGCAAGGAAGTCTTCGGCAAGGAAGTGCCGCAAGCCAGGGCAGCCGCCGAATACATCACCTATTTCCCGCAATACGTGGCAAAAGGCATCGAGAACGAACTGCTGGACGAGGAACTCGGCAAGTTCGACCTCGAGCGCCTGGCGAAAGCCATCGTCGCCGACCGCGACCTGCAATTCGGCTACATCGGCCTGCAGACCCTGTACGACCGCTACTTCCTGCACGTGCGCGAAACCCGCATCGAGATGCCGCAGGCCTTCTACATGCGCGTCGCCATGGGCCTGGCCCTGCGCGAAGCGGACCGCGAAGAGCGCGCCATCGAGTTCTACAACCTGCTGTCGTCCTTCGACTTCATGAGCTCGACCCCGACCCTGTTCAACTCGGGCACCCGCCGCTCGCAGCTGTCGTCGTGCTACCTGACCACCGTCGGCGACGACCTGGAAGGCATCTACGACGCGATCAAGGAAAACGCGCTGCTGTCGAAATTCGCCGGCGGCCTCGGTAACGACTGGACCCCGGTGCGCGCGCTCGGTTCGCGCATCAAGGGCACCAACGGCAAGTCGCAGGGCGTCGTGCCCTTCCTGAAAGTGGTCAACGACACGGCCGTGGCCGTGAACCAGGGCGGCAAGCGCAAGGGCGCGGTCTGCGCCTACCTGGAAACCTGGCACATGGACATCGAGGAATTCCTCGACCTGCGCAAGAACACCGGCGACGACCGCCGCCGTACCCACGACATGAACACGGCGAACTGGATTCCCGACCTGTTCATGAAGCGCGTGATGGAAAAGGGCCACTGGACCCTGTTTACCCCAAGTGAAACGCCTGACCTGCACGACCTGGTCGGCAAAGCCTTCGAGCAAGCCTACCTGGCGTACGAAGCCAAGGCCGAGCGCGGCGAAATGCGCGTGTTCAAGAAGATCGAAGCGCTCGACCTGTGGCGCAAGATGCTGTCGATGCTGTTCGAAACCGGCCACCCATGGATCACCTTCAAGGATCCGTGCAACATCCGTTCGCCGCAGCAGCACATCGGCGTCGTGCACTCGTCGAACCTGTGCACCGAGATCACCCTGAACACCAGCGCCGACGAAATCGCTGTCTGCAACCTGGGCTCGGTGAACCTGCCGCAGCACATGAAGGGCGATGGCCTGGACCACGTCAAGCTGCAAAAGACCATCCGCACCGCGATGCGCATGCTGGACAACGTCATCGACATCAACTACTACGCCGTGGAAAAGGCGCGCAACTCGAACCTGCGCCACCGTCCGGTCGGCATGGGCATCATGGGTCACCAGGATTGCCTGCACATGATGCGCGTGCCGTTCGCCTCCGATAAAGCGGTGGAATTTGCCGACAAGTCGATGGAAGCCGTCTGCTACTACGCCTACCTGGCGTCGACGGAACTGGCCGAAGAGCGCGGCCGCTACGAGTCGTATGCCGGTTCGCTGTGGGACCGCGGCATCCTGCCGCAGGACTCGATCAAGCTGCTGGCGGAAGAGCGCGGCGGCTACCTCGAGCAGGACACCAGCGAATCGATGGACTGGAGCCTGGTGCGCAACCGCATCAAGCAGTTCGGGATGCGTAACTCGAACTGCGTGGCGATCGCCCCGACCGCGACGATCTCGAACATCATCGGCGTGTCGGCCTGCATCGAACCGACCTTCCAGAACCTGTACGTGAAGTCGAACCTGTCGGGCGAATTTACCGAGATCAACGGCTACCTGGTGCGCGACCTGAAGGCACGCGACCTGTGGGACGAAGTCATGATCGCCGACCTGAAGTACTTCGACGGATCGCTGTCGAAAATCGACCGCGTGCCGCAAGACCTGCGCGAGATCTACGCGACGGCCTTCGAAGTCGAGCCGAAGTGGCTGGTCGAGCAGGCATCGCGCCGCCAGAAGTGGATCGACCAGGCCCAGTCGCTGAACATCTACATGGCCGGCGCCTCGGGCAAGAAGCTGGACGAAACGTATAAACTGGCCTGGCTGCGCGGCCTGAAGACGACCTATTACCTGCGCACCATTGCGGCGACGCACATGGAGAAGTCGACCACCCGTACCGGCGCCCTGAACGCGGTGCCGGTCTCGGGCGGCCTGGCTGCTGGCCATGCGGCGCCAAGCGCGGCTGCGCCAGTGGCGGCGGCTCCGGCTGCGGCTCCGGAAGTGGTGGACGGCGCGGCCTGCTACCTGCGTCCGGGCGACGCCGGTTTCGACGAATGCGAAGCCTGCCAGTAA
- a CDS encoding helix-turn-helix domain-containing protein, with the protein MRKIGATPEEPVDVRIISATHKDLARCVENGLFRQGLVLPPERDRTGAAAAARAARRPAGADRGHPGAAGGPGRRLARPGRARCLARVFLPGQCARTGKRARAGARLCQRRRDPVEDLSLKARAGEAGRESAALAEAAGVTASAVGTMARAEPAPASVPAVASPAPAVGPEVLPSNLPAYLEQVERDIIQRALQQTQFNRTRTASLLGISVRQLRYQMQKLDIQAPEN; encoded by the coding sequence GTGCGCAAGATCGGCGCCACCCCGGAAGAACCGGTGGACGTGCGCATCATCAGCGCCACCCACAAGGACCTGGCCAGGTGCGTCGAGAATGGCCTGTTCCGCCAGGGACTTGTTCTACCGCCTGAACGTGATCGAACTGGCGCTGCCGCCGCTGCGCGAGCGGCTCGACGACCTGCCGGTGCTGACCGAGGCCATCCTGGCGCGGCTGGCGGGCCCGGGCGGCGCCTCGCTCGGCCCGGGCGTGCTCGATGCCTTGCGCGCGTATTCCTTCCCGGGCAATGTGCGCGAACTGGAAAACGTGCTCGAGCGGGCGCTCGCCTTTGCCAACGACGGCGTGATCCGGTGGAAGACCTGTCCCTGAAGGCGCGTGCGGGCGAGGCGGGGCGCGAGAGCGCCGCCTTGGCGGAGGCGGCGGGCGTGACGGCGAGCGCAGTGGGGACGATGGCGCGGGCCGAGCCGGCGCCGGCTTCCGTGCCCGCCGTGGCATCCCCGGCACCGGCCGTGGGACCGGAGGTCTTGCCGTCCAACCTGCCGGCCTATCTCGAGCAGGTCGAACGCGACATCATCCAGCGCGCCCTGCAGCAGACCCAGTTCAACCGCACCAGGACCGCCAGCCTGCTCGGCATCAGCGTACGCCAGCTGCGCTACCAGATGCAGAAACTCGATATCCAAGCACCGGAGAATTGA
- a CDS encoding response regulator — MSSPRILVVDDEADLRDLLEITLVKMGLDVDCAATLREARRLVADNAYALVLTDMRLPDGLGLELVREVSGSSKTPIAVITAFGSADNAVVALKAGAFDYVSKPVVLDELRVMVRSALKLSEAPAVARPGRAPRPRA, encoded by the coding sequence ATGAGTTCACCCCGCATCCTCGTCGTCGACGACGAAGCCGACCTGCGCGACCTGCTCGAGATCACCCTCGTGAAAATGGGCCTCGATGTCGATTGCGCGGCGACGCTGCGCGAAGCGCGCCGGCTGGTGGCCGACAATGCCTATGCGCTGGTGCTGACCGACATGCGCCTGCCCGATGGCCTGGGCCTGGAACTGGTGCGCGAGGTGTCAGGCAGCTCGAAGACGCCGATCGCCGTCATCACCGCCTTTGGCAGTGCCGACAACGCGGTGGTGGCGTTAAAAGCTGGCGCATTCGATTATGTCTCGAAACCGGTGGTGCTCGACGAGCTGCGCGTGATGGTGCGCTCGGCCCTGAAGCTGTCGGAAGCGCCGGCGGTGGCCCGGCCGGGGAGGGCGCCGCGCCCTCGCGCCTGA
- a CDS encoding PAS domain-containing protein codes for MFTRALRAAALTTRWPSLSTQSRTTFWRSLQAFTVTRVVIALVLLLYLAPEVRGGGARGASAYAGTCFFYLATALCFGGITALWKRRFLLQLSSQIAVDLAVISLLYLAAGGVRSGLGILYLFPLSGVAILAPLLLALFTAALATIFILLEVFWQLLTGNSEPPLMQSGMYGIAFFAVVWLLNRLAARLIGQEELAAQRGADLQVQQSINEIVIADVGDGVLVVDPEGCVHTANPAAQRMLGIEAAAGYRLNDLAALEPVASAFATGAGRMGNVPRRLPWPRSNRLLARPAPTRPS; via the coding sequence TTGTTTACCCGAGCCTTGCGCGCCGCCGCGCTCACCACGCGCTGGCCCTCGCTGTCCACGCAGTCGCGCACCACCTTCTGGCGCTCGCTGCAGGCGTTCACCGTCACCCGTGTCGTCATTGCGCTGGTGCTGCTGCTCTACCTTGCCCCGGAGGTGCGTGGCGGCGGTGCGCGCGGGGCGTCGGCCTATGCCGGCACCTGCTTCTTCTACCTGGCCACGGCGCTCTGCTTCGGCGGCATCACCGCCTTGTGGAAGCGGCGCTTCCTGCTCCAGCTGAGCAGCCAGATCGCCGTCGACCTGGCGGTGATCTCGCTGCTCTACCTGGCCGCCGGCGGCGTGCGCAGCGGGCTGGGCATCCTCTACCTGTTCCCGCTGTCCGGCGTGGCGATCCTGGCGCCGCTGCTGCTGGCGCTGTTCACGGCGGCGCTGGCCACGATCTTCATCCTGCTCGAGGTGTTCTGGCAGCTGCTCACGGGTAACAGCGAGCCGCCGCTGATGCAGAGCGGGATGTATGGCATCGCCTTCTTTGCCGTGGTCTGGCTGCTCAACCGTCTGGCGGCGCGCCTGATCGGCCAGGAAGAGCTGGCCGCACAGCGCGGTGCCGACCTGCAGGTGCAGCAGTCGATCAACGAGATCGTCATCGCCGACGTCGGCGACGGCGTGCTCGTGGTCGACCCGGAAGGCTGCGTCCACACCGCCAACCCGGCCGCGCAGCGCATGCTCGGCATCGAAGCGGCGGCCGGCTACCGCCTCAACGACCTGGCGGCGCTGGAACCGGTCGCCAGCGCCTTCGCCACCGGCGCGGGGCGGATGGGCAACGTGCCGCGCCGCCTGCCGTGGCCGCGGTCGAACCGGTTACTGGCGCGACCGGCCCCGACGAGGCCTTCGTGA
- a CDS encoding PP0621 family protein encodes MSRLVFWIGLAILIVFALRSKLRAAARRADDAAPRRPPAPAPRAAIEDMTRCAHCGLHFPASEAVRADGLDYCSPSHVRLPPH; translated from the coding sequence ATGAGCCGCCTCGTGTTCTGGATCGGCCTGGCCATCCTCATCGTGTTCGCGCTGCGCTCGAAACTGCGCGCCGCCGCCCGCCGCGCCGATGACGCGGCGCCGCGCCGTCCGCCTGCGCCCGCCCCAAGGGCGGCCATCGAGGACATGACCCGCTGCGCCCATTGCGGCCTGCATTTCCCGGCATCGGAAGCCGTGCGCGCCGACGGCCTCGATTATTGCAGTCCGTCGCACGTGCGCCTGCCGCCGCACTGA